In bacterium, the following are encoded in one genomic region:
- the gltB gene encoding glutamate synthase large subunit has product MTDPGLPPKQGLYDPAHEHDACGVGFVANVHGEKSHELVQKGIQVLVQLEHRGACGCDPDTGDGAGLLVQIPDAFMRRECKGQGISLPNPGQYAVGMIFLSQDEEAATRQATMLEEIVASEGQSVLGWREVPHDPQAIGYQARESLPRMRQLFVGATGEAAGDQDAFERKLYVIRRLVEKQIAEALPDGRFFYVTSLSSRTIVYTGLLISKQIEGFFPDVADPEFSSALCLVHSRYSTNTLGSWDLAHPFRYLAHNGEINTIQGNQNWMRARQGTMESDLFGDDLQKLYPIMREGPVSDSARFDNALEFLCLAGRELPEAVLMMVPEAWENQDDMDPELRAFYEYHSLMLEPWDGPASLAFTDGRKIGAVLDRNGLRPSRYVVTKDGFVVMASEVGVVDIEPANVLKKGRLHPGKIFFIDLEEGRIVEDEEIKREYKMRKPYGDWLERQRVILKDLPPAEVPAEHRYDDSAHAEWRFVQQQAFGYTNEDLKILLAPMAADGKWPTGSMGEDAALACLSDRPQMLYRYFKQLFAQVSNPAMDSINERPVMALNSTIGSEGNLLAETEDNARMIRVDHPVITDEQLEALRQIDRPGFASRTLSCVFKPADGGDGLRVALDQLCAEAEDAVRGGVNILILSDRGIGPELAPIPMLLATGAVHHHLIRETLRTRCGIVCETGEAREVAQMALLIGYGAAAINPYLAFQTIEELVAEGRYALEGFDPEAAKKNFVKANDKGLLKTFAKMGISTLASYRGAQIFEAIGLDRELVARCFTGTASRVSGVGYDVLAKEAAERHARAFAGDDFAYPELDPGGLYQWRTRGERHTFNPDTVSRLQIALKRKSYSDYKLFSEAADGEAATACTLRGLFAFKNGLRPSIPLDEVEPASEIVKRFCTGAMSYGSISLEAHQTLAIAMNRIGGKSNTGEGGEDPDRFTPDENGDLRRSAIKQVASGRFGVTSSYLVNSDEIQIKVAQGAKPGEGGELPGHKVNETIAKVRHSTPGVGLISPPPHHDIYSIEDLSQLIYDLKNANRRARISVKLVSLTGVGTIAAGVSKGKADGVLISGMDGGTGASPQASIKYAGMPWEIGLAETQQTLVLNDLRGRIRVQTDGGLKTGRDVVIAALLGADEYGFATAPLVAMGCILMRVCHLNTCPVGIATQDPVLRERFAGTPDSVVQYLLWVAEEARETMAEIGFRSLQEMIGHVEVLDVEKVANHWKQDGLDFSELFHAPDVPHSIVNDTAQTLEEELEEVLDIELLRRAEPALARGEKVEIELPIRNTNRTAGTILGSEVSRKYGEAGLPEDTITVRFKGSAGQSLAAFCPPGLTFEVEGDANDYVGKGLSGGKVIVRVPRGATFDPAENIIAGNVLLYGATSGEAYFQGKAGERFCVRNSGATAVVEGVGEHGCEYMTGGRAIILGETGHNFGAGMSGGIAYVLDEDGQFATRVNPETVELDPLDEEDLEFLQRMIRNHFKYTRSAKADEVLRKWETLAKRFVKVFPKDYKRALDQRLSAESGNG; this is encoded by the coding sequence ATGACCGATCCGGGGCTCCCGCCCAAGCAAGGCCTCTACGACCCCGCTCACGAGCACGATGCGTGCGGCGTCGGATTCGTGGCGAACGTTCACGGCGAGAAGTCCCACGAACTGGTCCAGAAGGGAATCCAGGTCCTGGTCCAGCTCGAGCACCGGGGTGCCTGCGGCTGCGATCCGGACACGGGCGATGGCGCAGGTCTGCTCGTCCAGATTCCCGACGCCTTCATGCGTCGGGAATGCAAAGGGCAAGGCATCTCGCTGCCCAATCCTGGTCAGTATGCGGTGGGCATGATCTTCCTCTCCCAGGACGAGGAGGCGGCAACCCGGCAGGCGACGATGCTCGAGGAGATCGTCGCCAGCGAGGGTCAGAGCGTGCTCGGCTGGCGGGAGGTTCCCCACGACCCGCAGGCGATCGGCTATCAGGCACGGGAGAGCCTTCCGCGCATGCGCCAGCTCTTCGTCGGTGCGACGGGAGAAGCGGCCGGGGATCAGGACGCCTTCGAGCGCAAGCTCTACGTGATCCGGCGCCTCGTGGAAAAGCAGATTGCAGAGGCGCTCCCGGATGGGCGCTTCTTCTACGTCACCAGCCTGTCGAGCCGAACGATCGTGTACACGGGCCTGCTGATTTCGAAGCAGATCGAGGGTTTCTTTCCGGACGTGGCAGATCCGGAGTTCAGCTCGGCTCTCTGTCTCGTGCATTCGCGTTACAGCACGAACACCCTGGGCAGTTGGGACCTCGCCCACCCGTTCCGCTATCTGGCGCATAACGGCGAGATCAACACCATTCAGGGCAACCAGAACTGGATGCGCGCCCGCCAGGGCACGATGGAGTCGGATCTCTTCGGAGACGATCTCCAGAAGCTCTACCCGATCATGCGAGAAGGGCCGGTCTCGGATTCCGCGCGCTTCGACAATGCGCTCGAGTTCCTCTGCCTTGCCGGACGAGAGCTGCCGGAAGCCGTGCTGATGATGGTTCCAGAGGCCTGGGAGAACCAGGACGACATGGACCCGGAGCTGCGGGCCTTCTACGAGTATCACTCATTGATGCTCGAGCCCTGGGATGGCCCGGCTTCACTGGCCTTCACCGACGGTCGCAAGATCGGAGCCGTTCTCGACCGGAATGGCTTGCGTCCCTCTCGTTATGTCGTGACGAAGGATGGCTTCGTCGTGATGGCCTCCGAAGTAGGCGTCGTGGACATCGAACCGGCCAACGTACTCAAGAAGGGTCGGCTACATCCCGGGAAGATCTTCTTCATCGACCTCGAAGAGGGCCGCATCGTCGAAGACGAAGAGATCAAGCGCGAGTACAAGATGCGCAAGCCCTACGGGGATTGGCTCGAACGACAGCGTGTGATCCTGAAAGATCTGCCCCCGGCCGAAGTGCCGGCCGAGCATCGCTATGACGATTCCGCCCATGCGGAGTGGCGCTTCGTTCAGCAGCAGGCGTTCGGGTACACGAACGAAGATCTCAAGATCCTGCTCGCGCCGATGGCGGCAGACGGCAAGTGGCCCACCGGATCGATGGGCGAGGATGCGGCACTGGCCTGTCTCTCGGATCGCCCGCAGATGCTCTATCGCTACTTCAAGCAGCTCTTCGCCCAGGTATCGAACCCAGCCATGGACTCGATCAACGAGCGGCCGGTGATGGCGCTGAACTCGACGATCGGCAGCGAGGGCAACCTGCTGGCCGAAACCGAGGACAACGCGAGGATGATCCGGGTCGACCACCCGGTGATCACCGACGAGCAGCTCGAAGCCCTGCGGCAGATCGATCGGCCCGGCTTCGCTTCGCGCACACTCTCCTGCGTCTTCAAGCCGGCGGATGGCGGAGACGGGCTTCGGGTGGCACTCGACCAGCTCTGTGCCGAGGCCGAGGATGCCGTGCGCGGGGGCGTGAACATCCTGATTCTCTCGGATCGCGGAATTGGCCCGGAGCTGGCGCCGATCCCGATGTTGCTCGCCACCGGTGCGGTGCATCATCACTTGATTCGCGAGACCCTGCGCACCCGCTGTGGAATCGTCTGTGAGACGGGCGAAGCGCGCGAGGTGGCGCAGATGGCGTTGCTGATCGGATACGGTGCCGCGGCCATCAATCCCTATCTGGCGTTCCAGACGATCGAAGAGCTGGTGGCTGAGGGTCGATACGCACTCGAAGGCTTCGATCCGGAAGCTGCGAAGAAGAATTTCGTCAAGGCCAACGACAAGGGTCTGCTCAAGACGTTCGCGAAGATGGGCATCTCGACCCTGGCTTCCTATCGGGGCGCCCAGATCTTCGAGGCGATCGGTCTCGACCGGGAGCTCGTGGCTCGTTGCTTCACGGGCACCGCCTCGCGGGTGTCCGGTGTTGGATACGACGTGCTCGCGAAGGAGGCGGCCGAGCGCCACGCGCGGGCCTTTGCCGGTGATGACTTCGCCTATCCGGAACTCGACCCCGGAGGTCTCTACCAATGGCGAACGCGTGGCGAGCGCCACACGTTCAATCCGGACACGGTCTCACGGCTCCAGATCGCCTTGAAGCGAAAGAGCTACTCGGACTACAAGCTCTTTTCGGAAGCCGCAGACGGCGAGGCGGCCACCGCCTGTACGTTGCGAGGCCTGTTCGCGTTCAAGAACGGCCTTCGGCCCTCGATTCCGCTCGATGAAGTCGAGCCGGCCAGCGAGATCGTGAAGCGCTTCTGCACGGGCGCGATGTCCTACGGATCGATCTCGCTCGAAGCGCATCAGACCCTCGCGATCGCCATGAACCGGATCGGCGGAAAGTCGAATACCGGAGAGGGCGGTGAGGATCCGGATCGCTTCACGCCCGACGAGAACGGGGATCTGCGACGTAGCGCGATCAAACAGGTGGCCTCGGGCCGCTTTGGCGTGACCAGCTCGTACCTGGTCAATTCCGACGAGATCCAGATCAAGGTTGCCCAGGGTGCCAAGCCCGGTGAGGGCGGGGAGCTTCCGGGCCACAAGGTGAACGAGACGATCGCCAAGGTGCGGCACTCGACTCCGGGCGTTGGGCTGATTTCGCCTCCGCCCCATCACGACATCTATTCGATCGAGGATCTCTCCCAGCTGATCTATGACTTGAAGAATGCGAACCGGCGAGCCCGGATTTCCGTGAAGCTCGTGTCGTTGACCGGTGTCGGAACGATCGCAGCCGGGGTCTCCAAAGGGAAGGCCGATGGCGTGTTGATCAGCGGCATGGATGGTGGGACCGGAGCGTCGCCCCAGGCATCGATCAAGTACGCGGGGATGCCCTGGGAGATCGGCCTCGCCGAGACCCAGCAAACCCTCGTCTTGAACGATCTTCGCGGGCGGATCCGGGTTCAGACGGACGGCGGATTGAAGACCGGACGCGACGTCGTGATCGCCGCGTTGCTAGGTGCGGACGAGTACGGCTTCGCGACGGCTCCGCTCGTCGCCATGGGCTGCATCTTGATGCGCGTGTGTCACCTGAATACCTGCCCGGTCGGAATCGCCACCCAGGATCCGGTTCTTCGCGAGCGGTTTGCGGGAACGCCGGATAGCGTGGTGCAGTACCTGCTCTGGGTTGCTGAAGAGGCCCGCGAAACCATGGCGGAAATCGGTTTCCGCTCCCTCCAGGAGATGATCGGGCACGTCGAGGTGCTCGATGTCGAGAAGGTGGCCAACCACTGGAAGCAAGATGGGCTCGATTTCTCGGAGCTCTTCCACGCGCCGGACGTGCCCCATTCGATCGTGAACGATACCGCCCAGACCCTGGAGGAGGAGCTCGAAGAGGTGCTCGACATCGAGCTCCTACGCCGGGCCGAGCCGGCTCTGGCGCGGGGCGAGAAGGTGGAGATCGAGCTTCCGATCCGGAATACGAATCGGACAGCCGGGACCATCCTGGGCTCCGAGGTGTCCCGCAAGTACGGTGAAGCGGGCCTGCCCGAAGATACGATCACCGTTCGCTTCAAGGGCAGCGCCGGCCAGAGCCTGGCAGCCTTCTGTCCGCCCGGGCTCACGTTCGAAGTCGAAGGTGACGCCAACGACTACGTGGGCAAGGGCCTTTCGGGAGGGAAGGTCATCGTTCGCGTTCCCCGGGGAGCCACCTTCGATCCCGCAGAGAACATCATTGCCGGGAACGTCCTGCTCTACGGGGCCACGTCCGGCGAGGCCTATTTCCAGGGCAAGGCCGGCGAACGCTTCTGCGTGCGCAACAGCGGTGCCACCGCGGTGGTCGAGGGCGTCGGCGAACATGGCTGTGAGTACATGACGGGCGGGCGCGCCATCATCCTGGGCGAGACGGGCCACAACTTCGGCGCGGGCATGAGCGGCGGAATCGCCTACGTGCTGGACGAAGACGGGCAGTTCGCGACCCGGGTCAATCCGGAGACGGTCGAACTCGATCCACTGGATGAGGAGGATCTCGAATTCCTCCAGCGGATGATCCGCAACCACTTCAAGTACACACGCAGTGCGAAGGCCGACGAGGTGCTCCGGAAATGGGAGACCCTGGCAAAGCGCTTCGTAAAGGTCTTCCCGAAGGATTACAAGCGGGCGTTGGATCAGCGCCTGTCGGCGGAGAGTGGCAATGGCTGA
- a CDS encoding glycerophosphodiester phosphodiesterase, which yields MNTAARPLVIAHRGASGRRPENTLPAYELAIEMASDCIEIDLHRTRDGHVVIAHDEELAGLGGKGEIADASLAEVRKLDAGGGEPVPTLDEVLDRFGNRIPFNLELKRGTRGAYPGLEAQALGAVTERGLLGETLFSSFYDPVLKELRALSHEARLALLVSRRFPDGWPERARVLGAEALNPEDALVDEALIEGAHDVGLAVYVFTVDGPERMEELIGWGVDGLFTNHPDRMRALLEGTR from the coding sequence ATGAACACCGCGGCCCGGCCGCTGGTGATTGCGCACCGAGGTGCTTCGGGCCGGCGGCCCGAAAACACGTTGCCCGCATACGAATTGGCGATCGAGATGGCCAGCGATTGCATCGAGATCGATCTGCACCGAACCCGGGATGGCCACGTGGTGATCGCCCACGACGAAGAGCTTGCAGGTCTGGGAGGGAAGGGCGAGATCGCTGACGCCAGCCTGGCAGAGGTCCGCAAGCTCGACGCCGGAGGGGGCGAGCCCGTTCCGACCCTCGACGAGGTACTCGACCGGTTCGGCAACCGCATTCCCTTCAATCTCGAGTTGAAACGGGGAACGCGCGGGGCCTACCCGGGGCTCGAAGCCCAGGCCCTGGGCGCGGTGACGGAACGCGGTCTGCTGGGCGAAACGCTCTTCAGTTCCTTCTACGATCCCGTTTTGAAGGAGCTTCGCGCGCTCTCGCACGAAGCTCGGCTCGCCCTGCTGGTCTCGCGTCGTTTCCCCGATGGCTGGCCCGAGCGGGCCCGAGTTCTCGGCGCGGAGGCGTTGAATCCGGAGGACGCCTTGGTGGACGAAGCCCTGATCGAGGGCGCCCATGACGTGGGCCTGGCGGTCTACGTGTTCACCGTCGACGGGCCTGAGCGAATGGAAGAGCTGATTGGCTGGGGCGTGGACGGCCTGTTCACCAACCACCCGGACAGGATGCGAGCCTTGCTGGAGGGAACGCGTTGA
- the glpK gene encoding glycerol kinase GlpK, producing the protein MARFILALDQGTTSSRAILFDAAGGVAAVDQHEFEQHFPQPGWVEHDPMEIWTSQLRAARGVLEKAGASAADIAAIGITNQRETALVWDRATGEPIHRAIVWQSRQTAPICEELRSRGLQDDVRRRTGLVIDAYFSATKIRFILDAVPGAQARAERGELAFGTVDTWLLWNLTKGAVHATEFSNASRTMLYGIRDCQWDDSLLAALNLPRELLPEVRDSSGVFGDADAEWFGGRIPVAGMAGDQQAALFGQGCFAPGSAKNTYGTGCFLLMNTGAEAPESKTGLVTTIAWGVGGAVEYALEGSIFVAGASVQWLRDGLGLVAHAADTEAAARSVDDTGGVYLVPAFTGLGAPYWDERARGAIVGLTRGTTREHIIRATLESIAYQSRDVIDCLREDSGLVLDALRVDGGACQNDFLMQFQADVLGVPVRRPQVLEVTALGAAALAGLAVDFWSDRNALESVTMDGARTFEPAMSEDRRESLYAGWRRAVERSRDWADA; encoded by the coding sequence ATGGCCCGCTTCATTCTCGCACTCGACCAGGGGACGACGTCTTCTCGGGCAATTCTCTTCGATGCGGCTGGAGGCGTCGCCGCTGTCGACCAGCACGAGTTCGAACAGCATTTTCCGCAGCCTGGCTGGGTCGAGCACGATCCCATGGAGATATGGACGAGCCAACTTCGAGCTGCTCGCGGAGTGCTCGAGAAGGCTGGCGCAAGCGCAGCCGATATCGCCGCCATCGGGATCACGAACCAACGTGAAACGGCGCTGGTCTGGGATCGTGCCACGGGAGAACCGATCCACCGGGCGATCGTCTGGCAGTCGCGACAGACTGCGCCGATCTGCGAGGAGCTTCGCAGCCGAGGCCTTCAAGATGACGTGCGGAGGCGCACTGGCCTGGTGATCGACGCCTACTTTTCGGCGACCAAGATTCGCTTCATCCTGGATGCGGTTCCAGGGGCCCAGGCTCGCGCCGAGCGCGGCGAGCTGGCCTTCGGCACGGTCGACACATGGCTGCTCTGGAATCTGACCAAGGGAGCCGTGCACGCCACGGAGTTCTCGAACGCCTCGCGCACCATGCTGTACGGGATCCGCGATTGCCAATGGGATGATTCGCTGCTCGCGGCACTGAACCTGCCCCGGGAGCTGCTTCCCGAGGTGCGCGATTCGAGTGGCGTTTTTGGAGACGCCGATGCCGAGTGGTTTGGCGGGCGGATCCCGGTCGCGGGGATGGCCGGTGACCAGCAAGCGGCCCTGTTCGGGCAGGGTTGTTTCGCACCGGGCAGCGCGAAGAATACCTACGGCACGGGCTGCTTCCTGTTGATGAATACGGGTGCGGAGGCGCCGGAATCGAAGACGGGCCTGGTGACGACGATCGCCTGGGGGGTCGGAGGCGCCGTCGAGTACGCTCTCGAAGGCAGCATCTTCGTCGCGGGCGCCTCGGTGCAGTGGCTGCGAGATGGCCTCGGCCTCGTGGCCCACGCGGCCGATACCGAGGCTGCTGCAAGGTCCGTCGACGATACGGGCGGTGTGTATCTGGTGCCCGCGTTCACCGGGCTCGGCGCGCCCTACTGGGACGAACGGGCGCGCGGTGCGATCGTCGGGCTGACCCGCGGTACGACGCGGGAGCACATCATCCGCGCGACCCTCGAATCGATCGCCTATCAAAGCCGCGATGTCATCGATTGCCTTCGTGAAGATTCGGGGCTCGTACTCGATGCGTTGCGGGTGGACGGTGGCGCTTGTCAGAACGATTTCCTGATGCAATTTCAGGCGGATGTCCTGGGGGTTCCGGTGCGGCGGCCGCAAGTGCTGGAAGTGACAGCGCTAGGAGCAGCCGCGCTGGCCGGACTTGCGGTGGATTTCTGGTCCGATCGGAACGCGCTCGAATCCGTCACCATGGATGGCGCCCGCACTTTCGAGCCTGCCATGTCCGAGGATCGGCGGGAGAGCCTCTACGCGGGCTGGCGCCGCGCGGTGGAGCGCTCCCGGGATTGGGCCGACGCATGA